GGCGCGTGCAGCGGGAGCGGCCAGCCGGCGCGAGATGCGCACGGCCTTGCGGCGCATCGCCAGCCGGGCGGCAGCCGGCCAGGGCCAGTTGCCGCTGGCGCTGGGCGCCAGCGATGGCGGCGCGCCGTGATCAGCCCTGCTGTTTCTTCAGCGCGGCGGCGGCCATGCCAGGCCAGCAAAAGTAGAGCGGCAGCACCACCGCCGTGGCGGCCGTGATATCGACCACCCAGTCGCTGACGGCGCCACGGCGGTAAGGCAGGAAACTCTGGATGAATTCGTCCAGCGCGCCCATGGCCGCCACCATCAGCACCGACAGCAGCGCGCGGCGCGCCATGCCGCCGGCCGTGCCGCTGAACAGGATCAGAGCCAGCACGCCATAGCCGACGGAATGCAGCACGCCGCCCGACGCATATTGGCCCACGTCCGCGCGCACGCCCGGTATGTCGCCGATCAAAATGACCAGGGCATACAGCAGCAGTGCGGTGCGGTAGCGCAGGCGTTCGTAGCGGTCGGCAAAACACAGTTCGGGCAAGGGGGCAGGCATGAGGCGTCAGGACAGGTGGAAAGGCCGCCACAATAGCATGGGCATGCCAGGTCACCATGTTTTTGCGCAAGAGCTTGCCGATCAGGCAAAAAAAGGCCCGCGGGGACGCGGGCCAAAAACCCAAATGAAATGGGTCAAGAGTTGAGAGTTGCTCGGTACTCAGCATGTCGCGCGCCTTGCCGGCGCCCGCCACGGTCATGAAAGGGGAGTGGTGTGCCATCGCGGCACACCTGTCTGTAGTCAGGCATATCGGTTGCCTGTACAGCAGATGAAGCAAGTATAGGGGGCGAAAATGACGAGCTGATGACACGCCGCAACATTTTTTCAGCGCCGGCATAGTGACTGGAAAAACCGGGCGGGATGGCAAGAATGGCCATGTTTCATTCGTGATAGCAAAAAAAAGCCCGCTGGTGAAAGCGGGCTTAAAACTATTTTCTTGGAGGAGAATAGTGGAGACAGGTGCATTATGCTGCGTCGCACGATATGTGTCTAATGATCTTTCTAGATATGCATTATTATTTTTTGATATAACTCGCCTGTTTCACTCTTTCACGGGCACCGTGTAGTTGAGTGCCATGCGTCCGCCATCGACATAGATGGTCTGGCCCGTCATGTAGGTGGCGTCGTCGCTGGCCAGGAAGGCGGCGATGCCGGCCACTTCTTCCGGTTCGCCGCAGCGGCCCAGCGGCGTGCGCGACAATATCGTGTGGCGCGCCTCCGGGCTCGACAGCACCGCCTGCCTGGCCAGTTCCGTCAGGATGGTGCCCGGGCCGATGCCGTTCACGCGCACGCCGTACGTGGCCAGGTTCAGGGCCATGACCTTGGTCAGCTGGTTGATGGCGCCTTTCGATACCACGTACGGCACCTGGTTCGGGATCGCCAGCTCCGCATTCACACTGGACATATTGATGATGCAGCCGCTGTTGCGCTTGACCATCTCGCGCGCCACGGCCTGGCCGCACAGGAACATCGATTTCAGGTTGATGCGCATGACCCGGTCGAAATCGTCTTCGCAGACATCGAGGAAATCGGCCGCGTGCGTCACGCCCGCATTGTTGACGAGGATATCGATGTGGCCGAACTGCGCCAACGTTTCCTTCAGCATGGCGTCCACATCCGCCTTCTGGCTGACGTCGGCGCAAAAGAAGCGCGCCTGCGGGCCGAGCGCGGCGGCCGCCTGCGCGCCTTCTTCCTTGATGTCGACCAGCATCACCTGCGCTCCTTCGGCGATCAGGCGGGTGGCGCATGCCAGGCCGATGCCTTGCGTGGCGCCCGTGACGATGGCGGTTTTATTGACTAGTTTCATGTAATCGCCTCAGCAAAAAAAAATCAGAGGAGGATGGGTTCGTTCGGCAACTGGTTGCCGCGCGTGCCATCGGCGGGAAAGTGGCTTTGCAGCAAGGTATTCAGCTGCGCCAGTGCTTCCAGCGTGCTGTCGTGGTAATTGCCATCCTTGAAGCCGCCCGTCATGGTGCGGCACACGGCTTGCCACTGTTCCGGCGTGACGCGGCGGCCCACGTTGCGGTCGGCCACGATATCGACCTGGTGCTCGGCCAGGTTGATGTAGATCAGCACGCCGACGTTGTCTTCCGTATCCCACACGCCATACTGGGCGAACAGTTCGCGCGCCCGCTCGCGGTTGCTCACGCCCTGGTAAGCCATGCCGGGTGTCAATGCCGCCTCGACGATCAGACGCACTTCCGCCTGGTGCATCGCTTCACCGTCGGCAATCGCCGTCTCGATGGCTTTCAGTGTACGTTCCGGAAAGGCCTGGCGCGCCGTTGCCGGCGTGCCGCGCAAATGTTTTAAAGCGCGCCCGCAGCGCTGGCCAAATGTCAGTTGTTTCGTCATTACCAATCTCCCGAGGCGCCGCCGCCGTCAAATCCGCCGCCGCCGCCACCGAAACCACCGCCGCCACCGCCAAAACCACCGCCGCCGCCGAAGCCTCCGCCACCACCGCGGTTGTTCAGCGCCTGGCTCAAAATGCTGCCCAGCACGACACCGGTGGCGCCGCTGGACCAGTTGCTGCCGCGCTGCAGGCGGTTAGGCCCGCCGCGCGAACGGAACAGGGTCAGCACGACGAGGAAGCCGAAGAACAGCAGCGGCAGCCAGAACGTCAGGCCGCCCGCTTCCACGGTGGCTGGCGCCTTTTGCTGTGCCGGAGCGGGAAATTGCTCCTGGTTCAGCAGGGTGGCAATCGACCCCACGCCGGCGACCAGGCCGCCGTAATAGTCGTTTTGCTTGAAATGCGGGGCGATCACGTCTTGCAGGATGCGTTTCGATTGCGCATCCGTCAGCACGCCCTGCACGCCGCGGCCCGCTTCGATGCGCAGGCGGCGCAGCGACGATGGGTTGTCTTTCGCCACCATCA
Above is a genomic segment from Janthinobacterium sp. 64 containing:
- a CDS encoding VanZ family protein, which encodes MPAPLPELCFADRYERLRYRTALLLYALVILIGDIPGVRADVGQYASGGVLHSVGYGVLALILFSGTAGGMARRALLSVLMVAAMGALDEFIQSFLPYRRGAVSDWVVDITAATAVVLPLYFCWPGMAAAALKKQQG
- a CDS encoding SDR family NAD(P)-dependent oxidoreductase, with the translated sequence MKLVNKTAIVTGATQGIGLACATRLIAEGAQVMLVDIKEEGAQAAAALGPQARFFCADVSQKADVDAMLKETLAQFGHIDILVNNAGVTHAADFLDVCEDDFDRVMRINLKSMFLCGQAVAREMVKRNSGCIINMSSVNAELAIPNQVPYVVSKGAINQLTKVMALNLATYGVRVNGIGPGTILTELARQAVLSSPEARHTILSRTPLGRCGEPEEVAGIAAFLASDDATYMTGQTIYVDGGRMALNYTVPVKE
- a CDS encoding TPM domain-containing protein — its product is MTKQLTFGQRCGRALKHLRGTPATARQAFPERTLKAIETAIADGEAMHQAEVRLIVEAALTPGMAYQGVSNRERARELFAQYGVWDTEDNVGVLIYINLAEHQVDIVADRNVGRRVTPEQWQAVCRTMTGGFKDGNYHDSTLEALAQLNTLLQSHFPADGTRGNQLPNEPILL
- a CDS encoding TPM domain-containing protein, yielding MKAWSYLAALATALLLWTMAPAGAQGLQPVPPLAARVTDNAGMLDAKQKAALEGVLADYEAKTGSQIAVLLVKSTEPEAIEQYSIRVTDAWKLGRKGVDDGVLLMVAKDNPSSLRRLRIEAGRGVQGVLTDAQSKRILQDVIAPHFKQNDYYGGLVAGVGSIATLLNQEQFPAPAQQKAPATVEAGGLTFWLPLLFFGFLVVLTLFRSRGGPNRLQRGSNWSSGATGVVLGSILSQALNNRGGGGGFGGGGGFGGGGGGFGGGGGGFDGGGASGDW